The Cygnus atratus isolate AKBS03 ecotype Queensland, Australia chromosome 2, CAtr_DNAZoo_HiC_assembly, whole genome shotgun sequence genome window below encodes:
- the HACD1 gene encoding very-long-chain (3R)-3-hydroxyacyl-CoA dehydratase 1 isoform X1, with product MASSEEDGGGNGSVEEKENGKKRSLGALATAWLIFYNVAMTAGWLVLGIAMVRFYIQKGTHRGLFRSVQKTLKFFQTFALLEVVHCAVGIVRTSVLVTGVQVSSRIFMVWFIAHSIKQIQNEESVILFLVVWTVTEITRYSFYTFNLLNHLPYFIKWARYNFFIILYPAGVAGELLTIYAALPYVKKTGMFSLRLPNKYNVSFDYYYFLIIVMFSYIPLFPQLYFHMLRQRRKVLHGEVIVEKDD from the exons ATGGCGTCCAGCGAGGAGGACGGAGGCGGCAACGGCTcggtggaggagaaggagaacgGCAAGAAGAGGAGCCTGGGCGCCCTGGCCACGGCCTGGCTCATCTTCTACAACGTCGCCATGACCGCGGG GTGGCTGGTATTGGGTATTGCCATGGTGCGATTTTATATACAGAAAGGAACACACAGAGGCTTATTCAGAAGCGTGCAAAAGACGCTTAAATTTTTCCAGACATTTGCTTTGCTTGAG gtAGTCCACTGTGCAGTTG GAATAGTTCGCACATCTGTGCTTGTGACGGGGGTCCAAGTGAGTTCAAGAATCTTCATGGTGTGGTTCATTGCACATAGTATAAAACAG ATCCAGAATGAGGAGAGCGTTATTCTTTTTCTGGTCGTATGGACTGTGACAGAGATTACTCGATATTCCTTCTACACATTCAACCTGCTCAACCATTTGCCATACTTCATTAAATGGGCCAG ATACAacttttttataattttgtatCCTGCTGGAGTTGCTGGTGAACTGCTGACTATATATGCTGCTTTACCCTatgtgaagaaaacaggaatgtTTTCGTTGAGACTTCCCAACAAATACAATGTCTCCTTCGACTACTATTACTTCCTTATTATTGTCATGTTCTCCTATATACCAT TATTTCCACAACTCTACTTCCACATGCTGCggcagagaagaaaagtgcTTCATGGAGAAGTGATTGTAGAAAAGGACGATTGA
- the HACD1 gene encoding very-long-chain (3R)-3-hydroxyacyl-CoA dehydratase 1 isoform X2, producing the protein MASSEEDGGGNGSVEEKENGKKRSLGALATAWLIFYNVAMTAGWLVLGIAMVRFYIQKGTHRGLFRSVQKTLKFFQTFALLEVVHCAVVRTSVLVTGVQVSSRIFMVWFIAHSIKQIQNEESVILFLVVWTVTEITRYSFYTFNLLNHLPYFIKWARYNFFIILYPAGVAGELLTIYAALPYVKKTGMFSLRLPNKYNVSFDYYYFLIIVMFSYIPLFPQLYFHMLRQRRKVLHGEVIVEKDD; encoded by the exons ATGGCGTCCAGCGAGGAGGACGGAGGCGGCAACGGCTcggtggaggagaaggagaacgGCAAGAAGAGGAGCCTGGGCGCCCTGGCCACGGCCTGGCTCATCTTCTACAACGTCGCCATGACCGCGGG GTGGCTGGTATTGGGTATTGCCATGGTGCGATTTTATATACAGAAAGGAACACACAGAGGCTTATTCAGAAGCGTGCAAAAGACGCTTAAATTTTTCCAGACATTTGCTTTGCTTGAG gtAGTCCACTGTGCAGTTG TTCGCACATCTGTGCTTGTGACGGGGGTCCAAGTGAGTTCAAGAATCTTCATGGTGTGGTTCATTGCACATAGTATAAAACAG ATCCAGAATGAGGAGAGCGTTATTCTTTTTCTGGTCGTATGGACTGTGACAGAGATTACTCGATATTCCTTCTACACATTCAACCTGCTCAACCATTTGCCATACTTCATTAAATGGGCCAG ATACAacttttttataattttgtatCCTGCTGGAGTTGCTGGTGAACTGCTGACTATATATGCTGCTTTACCCTatgtgaagaaaacaggaatgtTTTCGTTGAGACTTCCCAACAAATACAATGTCTCCTTCGACTACTATTACTTCCTTATTATTGTCATGTTCTCCTATATACCAT TATTTCCACAACTCTACTTCCACATGCTGCggcagagaagaaaagtgcTTCATGGAGAAGTGATTGTAGAAAAGGACGATTGA